A window of the Nocardia sp. NBC_01329 genome harbors these coding sequences:
- the mycP gene encoding type VII secretion-associated serine protease mycosin: MSASLGLGYPVAHADRPAPVDPGQLPAGDPAKPAQATERKANAPCNNTVSGGGGPTVPPAQAALDLPRAWQFSEGAGQVVAVIDTGVARHPRLADLRPGGDFVANSGDGTEDCDAHGTIVAGIIGASKLLNEGFSGVAPAASILTIRQTSDKYVKAGSNATKSPEDLSKEGYGNVATMAQAIRRAADMGATVINISEVACSAGPISDGSLGAALDYAVHTKNAVVVTSAGNTDNDNCKGNTGILDPLDPAADPWSNTTVNVTPARYDDLVLAVGSIDNNGAPSEFTVPGPWLSVAAPGENIVSLDSNGPGVIHGTQGSQGNKSINGTSFAAPYVSGVVALVRSRFPDLSAVEVMKRIQATAHAPAEGWNPYVGYGAIDPIAALTNEVPAELRPKKPSPAVSRQLAVPAPPTPPDHTARNVALVGSGIIGGGLIIGYLASFPARRRFGVGEDDA; encoded by the coding sequence ATGAGCGCATCGCTGGGGCTCGGGTATCCGGTGGCCCACGCCGACCGGCCCGCACCCGTGGACCCCGGCCAGTTACCGGCCGGTGACCCGGCGAAACCCGCGCAGGCGACCGAACGCAAAGCGAATGCGCCGTGCAACAACACCGTTTCCGGTGGCGGCGGTCCCACCGTTCCACCCGCGCAGGCAGCTCTCGACCTGCCGAGAGCGTGGCAGTTCTCCGAAGGCGCCGGCCAGGTCGTCGCGGTGATAGATACTGGCGTCGCCCGCCATCCCCGGTTGGCCGACTTACGTCCCGGCGGGGATTTCGTGGCCAACAGCGGGGACGGCACCGAGGACTGCGACGCGCACGGAACGATCGTGGCCGGCATCATCGGCGCGAGCAAACTCCTCAACGAGGGCTTCTCCGGTGTAGCGCCGGCCGCGAGCATTCTCACCATCCGCCAGACGAGCGATAAGTACGTCAAAGCAGGCAGCAATGCCACCAAATCGCCGGAAGACCTCTCCAAAGAGGGGTACGGCAATGTCGCGACCATGGCGCAAGCCATCCGCCGAGCAGCGGATATGGGTGCGACCGTGATCAATATTTCCGAGGTCGCCTGTAGTGCCGGCCCGATCTCCGACGGTTCGCTCGGCGCGGCACTGGACTACGCGGTCCACACCAAGAACGCCGTGGTCGTGACCTCCGCCGGCAACACCGACAATGACAACTGCAAGGGCAATACCGGCATCCTGGACCCCCTCGATCCTGCCGCGGATCCCTGGAGTAACACGACGGTCAACGTCACCCCGGCCCGCTACGACGATCTGGTCCTCGCGGTCGGCTCCATCGATAATAACGGCGCGCCGTCCGAATTCACCGTCCCCGGGCCGTGGTTGAGTGTCGCCGCACCCGGCGAGAACATCGTATCGCTGGATTCGAACGGGCCCGGCGTCATCCACGGCACACAGGGTTCCCAGGGGAACAAGTCCATCAACGGCACAAGTTTCGCCGCTCCCTATGTCTCGGGAGTCGTCGCTCTGGTCCGCTCGCGCTTCCCCGACCTGTCCGCGGTGGAAGTCATGAAACGGATCCAGGCCACCGCGCACGCACCGGCCGAAGGCTGGAATCCCTATGTGGGATATGGCGCGATCGACCCGATCGCGGCCTTGACCAACGAGGTCCCGGCCGAGCTTCGCCCCAAGAAACCGAGCCCGGCCGTCAGCAGACAGCTCGCGGTGCCCGCGCCGCCCACACCGCCGGATCACACCGCTCGCAACGTGGCATTGGTCGGTAGCGGAATAATCGGCGGTGGCCTGATCATCGGCTACCTGGCATCGTTCCCGGCCCGGCGCCGGTTCGGGGTGGGCGAGGACGACGCCTGA
- the eccB gene encoding type VII secretion protein EccB, translating to MSRLRMEIRPKSKLRLRPTAAGTAIRVPQVPGVGLLSAAELNYVPGNCTVFGEYEHSSGETMPSKPTTRWQISGYNFLVRRMEHALVRRDVRMLHDPMRSQVRSYVVGLVLAVLVLAGCGVLALLRPQDKIGQNTILIGKESGSVYVVLNDVVHPALNLASARLAANEAPDAAIVKEAEVGKKARGPLIGIPGAPSAIHYDAAGNGRQWTICDEMKTDGSGDRTTSVLAGGLELGAKASVMDPGKALLVQGENHTYLIYDRKRARIDMTDRAVTDALKITGATPRPVSEGLINAIPEVLPVIRPAIADVGGAPGFEVSGHRIGDVVQVGNSGTEYHVVLADGLQPISALTGEIIRNSNPQTPGDDRIDQRERTDAPVSEALQVGDYPQTAPAVLEGKDHPVGCLSWKPIPEAGENTGTRAGLAVVTGVSLPMPDKAKLVPLAQADGSGQNVDSAYMAPGTGAYVQSTGIEPDSRRKDSIFYIADTGVRYGIKNADAAKALGMPEKAEPAPWPIVGLLAPGPTLGREEALVAHDGVAPDPSPADQAVASTK from the coding sequence ATGAGCAGGTTGCGCATGGAGATCCGCCCGAAAAGCAAGCTGCGCCTGCGCCCCACTGCGGCTGGAACGGCCATCAGAGTCCCCCAGGTACCCGGTGTCGGCCTGTTATCGGCGGCCGAGCTGAACTACGTCCCCGGGAACTGTACTGTGTTCGGCGAGTACGAGCACAGTTCGGGGGAGACGATGCCTTCAAAGCCCACAACCAGGTGGCAGATCAGCGGTTACAACTTTCTGGTCCGCCGGATGGAGCATGCGCTGGTGCGGCGGGATGTGCGAATGTTGCACGATCCCATGCGTTCCCAGGTGCGCTCCTACGTCGTGGGTCTGGTCCTGGCCGTGCTGGTCCTGGCCGGCTGTGGTGTGCTGGCCCTGCTCCGACCACAGGACAAGATCGGTCAGAACACGATCCTCATCGGTAAGGAATCCGGTTCGGTCTATGTGGTACTCAACGATGTGGTGCACCCGGCACTGAATCTGGCGTCGGCCCGGCTGGCGGCCAACGAGGCACCGGATGCCGCGATCGTGAAAGAGGCCGAGGTCGGTAAGAAGGCCCGCGGTCCGCTGATCGGTATCCCGGGCGCCCCCAGCGCCATCCACTACGACGCGGCGGGTAACGGCCGGCAGTGGACGATCTGCGACGAGATGAAGACCGACGGAAGCGGGGACCGCACCACCTCGGTACTCGCGGGTGGACTCGAGCTCGGTGCGAAGGCTTCGGTCATGGATCCGGGTAAAGCGCTGCTGGTGCAGGGCGAGAACCACACTTATCTGATCTACGACCGCAAACGCGCGCGTATCGATATGACCGACCGCGCGGTGACCGACGCCCTGAAGATCACCGGCGCTACCCCACGCCCGGTGAGCGAAGGTCTGATCAACGCGATCCCCGAGGTGCTGCCCGTTATCCGGCCCGCTATCGCCGATGTCGGTGGTGCTCCCGGATTCGAGGTCAGCGGTCACCGCATCGGTGACGTCGTGCAGGTCGGCAATTCGGGCACCGAATACCACGTGGTCCTCGCCGACGGGTTGCAGCCCATCTCGGCACTGACCGGGGAGATCATCCGCAACTCCAACCCGCAAACTCCGGGCGACGACCGGATCGACCAGCGCGAGCGCACCGACGCCCCGGTCTCGGAGGCGTTGCAGGTCGGCGACTACCCGCAGACCGCCCCGGCCGTACTCGAGGGCAAGGACCATCCGGTGGGTTGCCTGTCGTGGAAACCGATCCCGGAAGCGGGCGAAAACACCGGTACCCGGGCCGGACTCGCGGTTGTCACCGGAGTGAGCCTGCCGATGCCCGACAAAGCGAAACTGGTGCCGCTCGCCCAGGCCGACGGGTCGGGCCAGAACGTCGACTCCGCCTATATGGCGCCCGGTACGGGAGCCTATGTGCAGAGCACCGGAATCGAACCGGACAGCAGGCGTAAGGACAGCATCTTCTATATCGCCGATACCGGTGTGCGCTACGGCATCAAGAACGCCGACGCCGCGAAGGCGCTCGGCATGCCGGAGAAGGCCGAACCCGCGCCCTGGCCGATCGTCGGACTACTGGCTCCGGGGCCGACTCTGGGCCGGGAAGAGGCGCTCGTCGCCCACGACGGGGTCGCTCCGGATCCGTCGCCGGCGGACCAGGCTGTCGCCTCCACGAAGTAG
- the eccE gene encoding type VII secretion protein EccE, giving the protein MRNLLIAQLFALVAGTIVLFFAANVWIALGVAVAVGCVPLVTVGRRVLLDWVATWWKYRSHREYRIGDSNDFRGPDDRSLGLYWDESRVVAVVEVLPPRGGLTRIDRSAVHASHLLPMAELAACLAQHDILLSGIDIISHGHRSRSGTPAGAIYETLLGPLPATAYRTVWLAIGFDMVDCPGAANRRGGGDEGAARSVTIATQRIVRTLEDAGCGSRVLTASEIRAAVRQVLNGADARELAHRWRYAELGNSVNIGAAIDPKELGSEILSQVWVAESRGTTVAVRLRPGSTADTVHVGAAWRSTLREMPEKTVSKGMVSMNGRHRAGLLAHLPIGIPDAEDVVPTAEYPIEVLDALALPSSGCGQLIGSDDEGNGVALRLVGAGISSVYVAGELYLAQQLVFRALAVGERILIRTDRPQAWHQLIETIGNPERLMLAVEMHQSDAMFTATVVDGVLAPAPHAGITTIYVTGDPMGWPATKPDLSIQQPGAIGNRVVVRTTTTQIPLNLVSIPREHTYIGEPRTRQAVPARPQRH; this is encoded by the coding sequence ATGCGCAACCTGCTCATCGCGCAGCTGTTCGCGCTCGTCGCGGGGACGATCGTGCTCTTCTTCGCCGCGAACGTGTGGATCGCGCTGGGAGTCGCCGTGGCGGTCGGTTGTGTCCCGCTCGTCACGGTCGGTCGGCGGGTTCTGCTGGATTGGGTCGCTACCTGGTGGAAATACCGGTCCCATCGCGAATACCGGATCGGTGACAGCAACGACTTCCGCGGACCCGACGATCGATCGCTCGGTCTGTACTGGGACGAGAGCCGGGTTGTCGCGGTGGTCGAGGTACTGCCGCCGCGCGGCGGGCTCACCCGGATCGACCGCAGCGCGGTGCACGCATCCCATCTCCTGCCGATGGCGGAACTGGCGGCCTGCCTCGCCCAGCACGACATCCTGCTCAGCGGAATCGATATCATCAGCCACGGCCACCGCAGCCGTTCGGGCACGCCCGCCGGGGCCATCTACGAAACCCTGCTGGGCCCGCTGCCGGCCACCGCGTATCGCACGGTCTGGTTGGCGATCGGGTTCGATATGGTCGACTGCCCCGGCGCCGCGAACCGGCGCGGCGGCGGTGACGAGGGAGCCGCGCGTTCGGTGACCATCGCGACTCAGCGGATCGTCCGGACGCTGGAGGACGCGGGCTGCGGATCGCGAGTGCTGACCGCCTCGGAGATCCGGGCTGCCGTCCGGCAGGTGCTCAACGGCGCCGACGCGCGCGAGCTTGCCCATCGCTGGCGATACGCCGAGCTCGGCAACAGCGTCAACATCGGTGCGGCGATCGACCCGAAAGAGCTGGGTTCGGAGATACTCTCGCAGGTGTGGGTGGCCGAATCCCGCGGTACCACGGTCGCGGTGCGGCTGCGGCCCGGCAGCACCGCCGATACCGTGCACGTCGGCGCGGCATGGCGTTCGACCCTGCGGGAAATGCCCGAGAAGACCGTGTCCAAGGGCATGGTGTCGATGAACGGGCGTCACCGCGCCGGGCTGCTCGCACATCTGCCGATCGGTATCCCCGATGCCGAGGATGTGGTGCCGACCGCCGAGTACCCGATCGAGGTGCTCGACGCACTCGCACTGCCGTCGTCGGGCTGCGGACAGCTCATCGGTTCGGACGACGAGGGCAACGGTGTGGCGCTGCGCCTCGTGGGCGCCGGTATCTCGTCGGTGTATGTGGCCGGCGAGCTGTATCTCGCGCAGCAGCTGGTGTTCCGGGCGCTGGCCGTGGGCGAACGCATCCTGATCCGCACCGATCGCCCACAGGCCTGGCACCAGCTGATCGAGACGATCGGAAACCCGGAACGGCTGATGTTGGCCGTGGAAATGCACCAGTCGGACGCCATGTTCACCGCGACCGTTGTCGACGGTGTGCTCGCGCCCGCGCCGCACGCCGGTATCACCACCATCTACGTCACCGGCGACCCAATGGGCTGGCCGGCCACCAAACCGGACCTGTCGATCCAGCAGCCCGGCGCGATCGGCAACCGGGTGGTCGTCCGCACCACCACCACCCAGATCCCGCTGAACCTGGTCTCGATCCCCAGGGAACACACCTATATCGGCGAACCCCGCACCCGTCAGGCCGTACCGGCCCGGCCCCAACGCCACTAG
- a CDS encoding NADPH-dependent FMN reductase, whose amino-acid sequence MDTPLRLEVIVASVRPERFAPVVADWFVRTARSSPEFDTGVIDLLDTPLPLDLTETPATAGFRERLAAADAFAVVTSEYNHGYPASVKTAFDSAKHEWRAKPVGFVSYGGLSGGLRAVEQLRQVVAEIHMVSVRESVSFHRARKQFDAAGNTGDGAAIDAADRMLNQLAWWGRALRGARGARAYPG is encoded by the coding sequence GTGGATACGCCCCTCCGGCTAGAGGTGATCGTCGCCAGCGTCCGGCCCGAACGTTTCGCGCCCGTGGTCGCCGATTGGTTCGTGCGCACCGCGCGCAGCAGCCCCGAATTCGATACCGGCGTCATCGATCTGCTGGACACCCCGCTGCCGCTGGATCTCACCGAAACCCCCGCCACCGCCGGATTCCGGGAAAGACTCGCGGCCGCGGACGCCTTCGCGGTGGTGACCTCGGAGTACAACCACGGCTATCCGGCCTCGGTGAAAACCGCGTTCGACAGCGCCAAACACGAATGGCGGGCCAAGCCGGTCGGTTTCGTCTCCTACGGCGGACTCTCGGGCGGATTACGCGCGGTGGAACAACTTCGGCAGGTGGTGGCCGAGATCCATATGGTCTCGGTGCGGGAGTCGGTCAGCTTCCACCGCGCGCGTAAGCAGTTCGACGCCGCGGGGAACACCGGCGACGGCGCCGCCATCGACGCCGCGGACCGGATGCTCAACCAGCTCGCTTGGTGGGGCCGGGCTCTGCGCGGCGCCCGCGGCGCCCGCGCATACCCGGGCTGA
- a CDS encoding S-methyl-5'-thioadenosine phosphorylase, producing the protein MTSPDRPALAVIGGSGFYDFFDGATDAVTVRTPYGDPSAPIAVGEVEGRPVAFLPRHGARHEYSPHTVPYQANMWALRSLGVRRIYAPCAVGSLRPDWGPGAVVIPDQLVDRTSGRAQTYFDGNGIHVSFADPYCADLRATAVKSADSAVHVHPHGTMAVIQGPRFSTRAESRWFAAQGWDLVNMTGYPEAVLARELEMCYAAIALVTDLDAGVTEGEGVRAAEVFAEFERNVGPFKELVHGAVAAVADTETCEHCRIHAGVALPFELP; encoded by the coding sequence ATGACTTCCCCGGATCGACCCGCGCTGGCCGTCATCGGCGGTAGTGGATTCTACGATTTCTTCGACGGCGCGACGGACGCGGTCACGGTGCGAACCCCCTACGGAGACCCGAGCGCGCCGATCGCCGTCGGCGAGGTGGAGGGTCGCCCGGTCGCATTCCTGCCGCGCCACGGAGCGCGCCACGAATACTCCCCGCACACGGTGCCCTACCAGGCCAATATGTGGGCACTGCGTTCGCTCGGCGTGCGCCGGATCTATGCTCCCTGCGCGGTCGGCAGCCTCCGGCCGGACTGGGGGCCGGGCGCCGTAGTCATCCCGGATCAACTCGTCGACCGCACCTCCGGCCGCGCGCAGACCTATTTCGACGGCAACGGTATCCACGTCTCCTTCGCCGACCCCTACTGCGCGGATCTACGCGCCACCGCGGTGAAATCCGCCGACAGCGCTGTGCACGTCCACCCGCACGGCACCATGGCCGTCATCCAGGGGCCCCGCTTCTCCACCCGGGCCGAGAGCCGATGGTTCGCGGCCCAGGGCTGGGATCTGGTGAATATGACCGGCTATCCGGAAGCGGTCCTCGCCCGCGAACTGGAGATGTGTTACGCGGCGATCGCACTGGTCACCGACCTGGACGCGGGTGTCACCGAAGGCGAAGGCGTCCGGGCCGCCGAGGTGTTCGCCGAGTTCGAACGCAATGTCGGGCCGTTCAAAGAACTCGTCCACGGCGCCGTCGCGGCGGTCGCCGATACCGAGACCTGCGAGCACTGCCGGATCCACGCCGGGGTCGCGCTGCCGTTCGAACTGCCCTGA
- a CDS encoding metal-sensitive transcriptional regulator, translated as MTSTPTPAGSADETATGHTHEHAGHGYITAKDDYLKRLRRIEGQARGLQRMVEEEKYCIDILTQVSAMTKALQAVAMGLLEDHISHCVVDAAVAGGPDAQAKIKEATDAIARLVRS; from the coding sequence GTGACTTCCACACCCACCCCGGCGGGATCCGCCGACGAGACGGCTACCGGCCACACCCACGAGCACGCGGGCCACGGCTATATAACCGCCAAGGACGACTACCTCAAACGGCTCCGCCGGATCGAGGGCCAGGCGCGCGGCCTGCAGCGGATGGTGGAGGAGGAGAAGTACTGCATCGATATCCTCACCCAGGTCTCCGCCATGACGAAGGCGTTGCAAGCGGTCGCGATGGGGCTGCTCGAGGACCATATCAGTCACTGTGTGGTCGACGCCGCGGTCGCCGGCGGCCCGGATGCCCAGGCCAAGATCAAGGAAGCCACCGACGCGATCGCGCGGCTCGTTCGTTCCTGA
- a CDS encoding LLM class F420-dependent oxidoreductase codes for MTIDLGRYGVWRYYKLFTPEAAAELERSGYGALWLGGSPTPDLPVVEDLLAATDALKVGTSIVNIWTAPADVVAESFHRIEQRFPGRFVLGIGCGHPEADKPYRSPYEALVEYLDALDAAEVPVSGRMLAALGPKVLKLAADRTAGALPYLTTPEHTAQARKTVGDALLVPEQKLVVDADPESARATGRTVVEMYLGLRNYTTNLQRLGYTDEDIAKPGSDRLLDALAVHGSAEQVAEQVRGHIEAGADHLALQPLGEDYLATLRALAPLLTQQA; via the coding sequence ATGACGATCGATCTCGGACGATACGGCGTATGGCGCTACTACAAGCTGTTCACCCCGGAGGCGGCGGCGGAACTGGAGCGATCGGGCTACGGCGCCCTGTGGCTCGGCGGCTCGCCCACTCCCGACCTCCCGGTCGTGGAGGACCTGCTGGCGGCCACCGACGCGTTGAAGGTCGGCACCAGCATCGTCAACATCTGGACCGCGCCCGCCGACGTGGTCGCCGAATCCTTCCACCGGATCGAACAGCGGTTCCCGGGCCGTTTCGTACTCGGTATCGGTTGTGGCCACCCGGAAGCCGACAAACCCTACCGGTCACCCTACGAGGCGTTGGTCGAGTACCTCGACGCATTGGACGCCGCCGAGGTCCCGGTATCCGGCCGGATGCTCGCGGCGCTCGGCCCCAAGGTCCTGAAATTGGCGGCGGACCGCACCGCGGGTGCCCTGCCGTATCTCACCACGCCGGAACACACCGCGCAGGCCCGCAAGACTGTCGGTGACGCACTGCTGGTCCCCGAGCAGAAGCTGGTCGTCGACGCCGATCCCGAGAGTGCTCGCGCTACCGGGCGCACCGTGGTGGAGATGTACCTCGGCCTGCGCAACTACACCACCAACCTCCAGCGCCTCGGCTACACCGACGAGGACATCGCGAAACCGGGCAGTGATCGTCTGCTGGACGCGCTCGCTGTGCACGGATCCGCCGAGCAGGTCGCCGAGCAGGTCCGCGGCCATATCGAAGCGGGCGCCGACCACCTGGCTCTTCAGCCGCTCGGCGAGGACTACCTGGCCACGTTGCGCGCTCTGGCGCCGCTGCTCACTCAGCAGGCTTGA
- the truA gene encoding tRNA pseudouridine(38-40) synthase TruA, which produces MPPTARIRLDISYDGTEFQGWARQPGFRTVQGLLEESLGKVLREPVQLTVAGRTDAGVHAEGQVAHLDTAAEVDADKLIHRMAKFLPRDVRITGIRPVPAEFDARFSAIRRHYVYRLTTARYGADPLSARSVVGCRPVDLEAMRTASHALLGLHDFAAFCRRREGATTVRELQRYDWEREGDRLHAHVSADAFCWSMVRSLVGAVLAVGAGRRTPEWVAGLLAERSRSSSVTVAPAHGLSLVAVDYPAESELAARNAQTRETRSVPTGDCCI; this is translated from the coding sequence GTGCCGCCGACCGCACGGATTCGGCTGGATATCTCCTACGACGGCACCGAGTTCCAGGGATGGGCCCGACAGCCCGGCTTCCGCACCGTCCAGGGGCTGCTGGAGGAATCACTGGGCAAGGTGTTGCGCGAGCCGGTGCAACTGACGGTCGCCGGGCGCACCGATGCCGGAGTACACGCCGAAGGACAGGTGGCTCATCTCGACACCGCGGCGGAGGTGGACGCGGACAAACTGATCCACCGGATGGCGAAATTCCTGCCCCGGGACGTGCGAATCACCGGAATCCGGCCGGTTCCCGCCGAATTCGACGCTCGCTTCTCGGCGATCCGCCGCCACTACGTCTATCGCCTGACCACCGCGCGCTACGGCGCCGACCCGCTCTCGGCACGTAGCGTTGTGGGCTGCCGCCCGGTCGATCTCGAAGCTATGCGCACCGCCTCACACGCCCTGCTGGGTCTGCACGATTTCGCGGCCTTCTGCCGTCGCCGCGAAGGCGCGACCACTGTTCGCGAACTGCAGCGCTACGACTGGGAGCGAGAGGGCGATCGGCTGCACGCCCACGTGAGTGCCGACGCCTTCTGCTGGTCGATGGTGCGCAGCCTGGTGGGCGCGGTCCTCGCGGTCGGGGCGGGGCGGCGGACGCCGGAATGGGTCGCGGGGCTGCTCGCCGAAAGGAGCCGGTCGAGTTCGGTGACGGTGGCGCCGGCGCACGGGCTGAGCCTGGTCGCCGTCGACTATCCGGCCGAATCGGAATTGGCGGCCCGTAACGCACAGACCAGGGAGACGCGCTCGGTCCCCACCGGCGACTGCTGTATTTGA
- the rplQ gene encoding 50S ribosomal protein L17 has product MPKPKKGARFGGSASHQKAIFANLATALFEHGRITTTEAKAKALRPYAEKLVTKAKAGTLADRREVLKVIRNKDVVHDLFAEIGPSFEGRSGGYTRIVKTLPRKGDNAPMAIIELVREQTVTNEADRARRVAASKQVEEQAPEAETETAAEVTEAPAEEAAADDKADEKADDKA; this is encoded by the coding sequence ATGCCCAAGCCCAAGAAGGGTGCTCGCTTCGGCGGGTCGGCGTCGCACCAGAAGGCGATCTTCGCCAATCTGGCCACGGCGCTCTTCGAGCACGGTCGCATCACGACCACCGAGGCCAAGGCCAAGGCGCTGCGCCCCTACGCCGAGAAACTGGTCACCAAGGCCAAGGCCGGAACGCTGGCCGACCGCCGCGAGGTGCTCAAGGTGATCCGGAACAAGGACGTCGTACACGATCTCTTCGCCGAGATCGGTCCGTCGTTCGAGGGCCGCAGCGGCGGCTATACCCGGATCGTCAAGACCCTGCCACGTAAGGGCGACAACGCCCCCATGGCGATCATCGAGCTGGTCCGGGAACAGACCGTGACCAACGAGGCCGATCGCGCTCGCCGGGTCGCCGCGTCGAAGCAGGTCGAGGAGCAGGCCCCCGAGGCCGAGACCGAGACCGCTGCCGAGGTCACCGAGGCTCCGGCCGAGGAAGCCGCGGCCGATGACAAGGCCGACGAGAAGGCCGACGACAAGGCGTAA
- a CDS encoding DNA-directed RNA polymerase subunit alpha: protein MLISQRPTLTEEVIADNRSKFTIEPLEPGFGYTLGNSLRRTLLSSIPGAAVTSIRIDGVLHEFTTVPGVKEDVTDIILNLKGLVVSSEEDEPVTMYLRKQGPGTVSADDIVPPSGVVVHNPDMHIATLNDKGKLEIELVVERGRGYVPAVQNKATGAEIGRIPVDSIYSPVLKVTYKVEATRVEQRTDFDRLILDVETKNSISARDALASAGKTLVELFGLARELNVEAEGIEIGPSPAEADHIASFGLPIEDLDLTVRSYNCLKREGVHTVGELVARTESDLLDIRNFGQKSIDEVKVKLHALGLSLKDSPASFDPSSVVGYDASTGTWSDSGTFSDNDGGEQDYAETEQL from the coding sequence ATGCTGATTTCCCAGCGTCCGACCCTCACCGAAGAGGTCATCGCCGACAACCGGTCGAAGTTCACCATCGAACCGCTCGAGCCGGGCTTCGGGTACACCCTCGGTAACTCGCTGCGGCGCACCCTGCTGTCCTCGATCCCGGGGGCCGCGGTGACCAGCATCCGCATCGACGGCGTTCTGCACGAGTTCACCACCGTGCCCGGGGTGAAGGAAGATGTCACCGACATCATCCTGAACCTCAAGGGCCTGGTCGTGTCCTCGGAGGAGGACGAGCCGGTCACCATGTACCTGCGCAAGCAGGGCCCGGGGACCGTCAGCGCCGATGACATCGTGCCGCCTTCGGGTGTCGTCGTGCACAACCCGGATATGCATATCGCCACCCTGAACGACAAGGGCAAGCTCGAGATCGAGCTGGTCGTCGAACGCGGTCGCGGTTATGTCCCGGCGGTGCAGAACAAGGCGACCGGCGCGGAAATCGGCCGGATCCCGGTGGATTCGATCTACTCGCCGGTGCTCAAGGTGACCTACAAGGTCGAGGCGACCCGTGTCGAACAGCGCACCGACTTCGACCGGCTCATCCTGGACGTGGAGACCAAGAACTCCATCAGCGCCCGGGACGCGCTCGCCTCGGCGGGCAAGACCCTGGTCGAGCTGTTCGGCCTGGCCCGTGAGCTGAACGTCGAAGCCGAAGGCATCGAGATCGGCCCCTCCCCGGCCGAGGCGGATCACATCGCCTCCTTCGGGCTGCCGATCGAGGATCTGGACCTGACGGTCCGCTCCTACAACTGCCTGAAGCGCGAGGGTGTGCACACCGTCGGCGAGCTGGTGGCGCGGACCGAATCGGATCTGCTGGATATCCGTAACTTCGGCCAGAAGTCCATCGACGAGGTCAAGGTCAAGCTGCACGCGCTGGGCCTCTCGCTCAAGGACAGCCCCGCCTCGTTCGATCCGTCGAGCGTGGTCGGCTACGACGCGAGCACCGGAACCTGGTCCGACAGCGGCACTTTCAGCGATAACGACGGCGGCGAGCAGGATTACGCCGAAACCGAACAGCTCTAG
- the rpsD gene encoding 30S ribosomal protein S4: MARYTGPITRKSRRLRVDLVGGDQAFERRPYPPGQHGRARIKESEYLLQLQEKQKARFSYGVMERQFRRYYEEANRLKGKTGDNLLRLLETRLDNVVYRAGLARTRRQARQLVSHGHFLVNNKKVNVPSFQVTQYDIIDVKEKSLPTLPFQVARETVGDRPVPGWLQVIPGRLRILVHSVPERAQIDVPLQEQLIVEYYSK, translated from the coding sequence ATGGCCCGTTACACCGGACCCATCACCCGCAAATCGCGTCGCCTGCGCGTCGACCTGGTAGGCGGTGACCAGGCTTTCGAGCGTCGCCCCTACCCGCCCGGCCAGCACGGCCGCGCGCGGATCAAGGAGAGCGAGTACCTGCTCCAGCTGCAGGAGAAGCAGAAGGCACGCTTCTCCTACGGCGTCATGGAGCGGCAGTTCCGCCGGTACTACGAAGAGGCCAACCGCCTCAAGGGCAAGACCGGTGACAACCTGCTGCGTCTCCTCGAGACCCGGCTGGACAACGTCGTGTACCGCGCCGGTCTGGCCCGTACCCGTCGTCAGGCCCGCCAGCTCGTCAGCCACGGCCACTTCCTGGTGAACAACAAGAAGGTCAACGTGCCTTCTTTCCAGGTCACCCAGTACGACATCATCGATGTCAAGGAGAAGTCGCTGCCGACCCTGCCGTTCCAGGTGGCACGCGAGACCGTCGGTGACCGTCCGGTCCCCGGCTGGCTCCAGGTCATCCCGGGCCGGTTGCGCATCCTGGTGCACTCGGTGCCCGAACGCGCGCAGATCGATGTACCGCTGCAGGAACAGCTGATCGTCGAGTACTACTCGAAGTAA